A genome region from Setaria italica strain Yugu1 chromosome III, Setaria_italica_v2.0, whole genome shotgun sequence includes the following:
- the LOC101773207 gene encoding probable isoprenylcysteine alpha-carbonyl methylesterase ICME isoform X2: MQPGSQPSAGDAGAETEAFVPRGAPQGLRRRTGPVPLDSSPRSGRAGDGTRSTFREDVGHAAAETYLVTGLAFTLLGYLGIGYRWISQLIALLLYAVLLMPGFIKVGYYYFFSSQVCRSVVYGEQPRNRLDLYIPRDHSKSSPVVAFVTGGAWIIGYKAWGALLGRRLAERGIIVACIDYRNFPQGTISDMVSDASEAISFICNNAVSYGGDPNKIYLMGQSAGAHIAACALLEQAVKESKGDHTSWNVAQIKAYFGLSGGYNIQNLVDHFHERGLYRSVFLSIMEGEESLPHFSPEIVAKKSSAEAIALLPHIVLMHGTADYSIPSSASETFANVLKQTGGKVKLHLYEGKTHTDVFLQMPARTTLWHLPLNAWFMSGK, translated from the exons ATGCAGCCCGGCAGCCAGCcctccgccggcgacgcgggcgcCGAGACGGAGGCGTTCGTCCCGCGCGGCGCGCCCCAGGGCCTGCGCCGGCGCACCGGGCCCGTCCCGCTCGACTCGAGTCCCCGCAGCGGCCGCGCGGGCGACGGGACGCGGTCCACCTTCCGCGAGGAcgtcggccacgccgccgccgagacgTACCTCGTCACGGGCCTCGCCTTCACCCTGCTCGGATACCTCGG GATAGGTTATCGGTGGATATCGCAGCTTATTGCGCTCCTTCTATATGCAGTTTTACTCATGCCTGGTTTCATAAAAG TTGGGTACTACTATTTCTTTTCAAGTCAGGTTTGTAGAAGTGTAGTTTATGGAGAGCAACCTAGAAATAG GTTGGATTTGTACATACCCAGAGATCACAGCAAATCCAGTCCAGTTGTGGCATTTGTAACTGGTGGAGCTTGGATCATTGG TTACAAGGCGTGGGGTGCTCTTCTTGGAAGGCGGTTAGCAGAGCGAGGAATTATAGTCGCTTGTATTGATTACAG AAATTTTCCTCAAGGAACAATAAGTGACATGGTCAGTGATGCTTCTGAGGCGATATCATTTATTTGTAACAATGCTGTTAGCTATGGAGGGGATCCTAATAA AATCTACTTGATGGGTCAATCAGCAGGAGCACATATTGCAGCCTGTGCTCTCTTAGAGCAAGCAGTTAAAGAATCTAAGGGAGATCACACCTCTTGGAATGTGGCTCAAATAAAAGCATATTTTGGTTTGTCTGGAGG ATACAACATCCAAAATTTGGTCGACCACTTTCATGAGCGTGGCCTTTATCGTTCAGTATTTCTCAG TATAATGGAGGGAGAGGAATCGTTGCCACATTTCTCTCCTGAAATTGTCGCCAAGAAATCAAGTGCTGAAGCAATAGCTCTACTACCTCATATTGTACTAATGCATGGCACAGCAGATTACTCCATACCATCATCTGCCAG TGAAACTTTTGCAAATGTCCTTAAACAAACTGGCGGGAAAGTAAAGTTACATTTGTATGAAGGAAAGACGCATACTGATGTATTTTTACAG ATGCCCGCGAGAACGACGCTTTGGCACCTACCCCTGAACGCCTGGTTTATGAGTGGCAAATAA
- the LOC101773207 gene encoding probable isoprenylcysteine alpha-carbonyl methylesterase ICME isoform X1 translates to MQPGSQPSAGDAGAETEAFVPRGAPQGLRRRTGPVPLDSSPRSGRAGDGTRSTFREDVGHAAAETYLVTGLAFTLLGYLGIGYRWISQLIALLLYAVLLMPGFIKVGYYYFFSSQVCRSVVYGEQPRNRLDLYIPRDHSKSSPVVAFVTGGAWIIGYKAWGALLGRRLAERGIIVACIDYRNFPQGTISDMVSDASEAISFICNNAVSYGGDPNKIYLMGQSAGAHIAACALLEQAVKESKGDHTSWNVAQIKAYFGLSGGYNIQNLVDHFHERGLYRSVFLSIMEGEESLPHFSPEIVAKKSSAEAIALLPHIVLMHGTADYSIPSSASETFANVLKQTGGKVKLHLYEGKTHTDVFLQDPLRGGKDQLVEDVISVIHADDADARENDALAPTPERLVYEWQIKLARQISPF, encoded by the exons ATGCAGCCCGGCAGCCAGCcctccgccggcgacgcgggcgcCGAGACGGAGGCGTTCGTCCCGCGCGGCGCGCCCCAGGGCCTGCGCCGGCGCACCGGGCCCGTCCCGCTCGACTCGAGTCCCCGCAGCGGCCGCGCGGGCGACGGGACGCGGTCCACCTTCCGCGAGGAcgtcggccacgccgccgccgagacgTACCTCGTCACGGGCCTCGCCTTCACCCTGCTCGGATACCTCGG GATAGGTTATCGGTGGATATCGCAGCTTATTGCGCTCCTTCTATATGCAGTTTTACTCATGCCTGGTTTCATAAAAG TTGGGTACTACTATTTCTTTTCAAGTCAGGTTTGTAGAAGTGTAGTTTATGGAGAGCAACCTAGAAATAG GTTGGATTTGTACATACCCAGAGATCACAGCAAATCCAGTCCAGTTGTGGCATTTGTAACTGGTGGAGCTTGGATCATTGG TTACAAGGCGTGGGGTGCTCTTCTTGGAAGGCGGTTAGCAGAGCGAGGAATTATAGTCGCTTGTATTGATTACAG AAATTTTCCTCAAGGAACAATAAGTGACATGGTCAGTGATGCTTCTGAGGCGATATCATTTATTTGTAACAATGCTGTTAGCTATGGAGGGGATCCTAATAA AATCTACTTGATGGGTCAATCAGCAGGAGCACATATTGCAGCCTGTGCTCTCTTAGAGCAAGCAGTTAAAGAATCTAAGGGAGATCACACCTCTTGGAATGTGGCTCAAATAAAAGCATATTTTGGTTTGTCTGGAGG ATACAACATCCAAAATTTGGTCGACCACTTTCATGAGCGTGGCCTTTATCGTTCAGTATTTCTCAG TATAATGGAGGGAGAGGAATCGTTGCCACATTTCTCTCCTGAAATTGTCGCCAAGAAATCAAGTGCTGAAGCAATAGCTCTACTACCTCATATTGTACTAATGCATGGCACAGCAGATTACTCCATACCATCATCTGCCAG TGAAACTTTTGCAAATGTCCTTAAACAAACTGGCGGGAAAGTAAAGTTACATTTGTATGAAGGAAAGACGCATACTGATGTATTTTTACAG GATCCGCTTAGAGGCGGCAAAGACCAACTGGTTGAAGATGTTATTTCTGTCATCCATGCTGATGATGCAGATGCCCGCGAGAACGACGCTTTGGCACCTACCCCTGAACGCCTGGTTTATGAGTGGCAAATAAAGCTGGCACGCCAAATTAGTCCCTTCTGA
- the LOC101773620 gene encoding protein MIZU-KUSSEI 1, whose protein sequence is MRTITARNPHDSLSFSRRHFKWPVLGKSKSHGATFGDEEYMKSSEAEEEDEATMAFSSACPSFHSEDFVSQPLKAAAGTAPAQQPQQPPPPRRRKVRTAVSRLRSALANAVAGRHRQVGLGARLTGTLYGHRRGHVHLAFQVDPRACPALLLELAAPTAALVREMASGLVRIALECERAKGSALPTPTAGPNGGNGKKLLEETVWRAYCNGKSCGYAVRRECSAADWRVLRALEPVSMGAGVIPAASCGGSEGDVMYMRARFERVVGSRDSEAFYMMNPDNSSGGGGGHGGPELSVYLLRV, encoded by the coding sequence ATGAGAACCATCACGGCGAGAAACCCCCATGACTCGCTCTCTTTCTCCAGGCGGCACTTCAAGTGGCCGGTTCTTGGCAAGAGCAAGAGCCATGGCGCCACGTTCGGCGACGAGGAGTACATGAAGAGCtcggaggccgaggaggaggacgaggcgacCATGGCCTTCTCCTCCGCCTGCCCGTCCTTCCACTCCGAGGACTTCGTGTCCCAGCCgctgaaggcggcggcgggcacggcgccggcgcagcagccgcagcagccgccgccgccgaggaggcggaAGGTCCGGACGGCCGTGTCGCGCCTGCGCTCCGCGCTGGCCAATGCCGTGGCCGGGCGGCACCGGCAGGTCGGCCTCGGCGCGCGGCTCACCGGCACGCTCTACGGCCACCGGCGCGGGCACGTGCACCTCGCGTTCCAGGTGGATCCGCGCGCGTgcccggcgctgctgctggagctCGCCGCGCCCACGGCGGCGCTGGTGCGCGAGATGGCCTCGGGCCTGGTGCGAATCGCGCTGGAGTGCGAGCGCGCCAAGGGCTCCGCGCTCCCGACCCCGACCGCCGGCCCCAACGGCGGCAACGGCAAGAAGCTGCTGGAGGAGACGGTGTGGCGCGCCTACTGCAACGGCAAGAGCTGCGGGTACGCGGTGCGGCGCGAGTGCAGCGCCGCGGACTGGCGCGTGCTCCGCGCGCTGGAGCCCGTGTCCATGggcgccggcgtcatccccgcgGCCAGCTGCGGCGGCAGCGAGGGTGACGTCATGTACATGCGCGCGCGGTTCGAGCGCGTGGTGGGCTCCCGCGACTCGGAGGCGTTCTACATGATGAACCCGGAcaacagcagcggcggcggcggcggccatggcggaccCGAGCTCAGCGTCTACCTCCTCAGAGTCTGA
- the LOC101774024 gene encoding probable auxin efflux carrier component 3b, which produces MISWHDLYTVLCAVVPLYVAMILAYGSVRWWGVLTPDQCSGINRFVAVFAVPLLSFHCIAASNPYVMNLRFVAADTLQKVIVLAALAVWSCLPARGGGGGGGATRAPPIDWSITLFSLSTLPNTLIMGIPLLVAMYGRYSGDLLVQVVVLQCIVWYTLLLVLFEFRAARALIAGQCPDTAAAIADVRVDPDVVSLAAMRPGERVASFKAEAVQDALAKLESGSADQRQNVKDDGGENGGGAGAGRAGGQAPAGVMMRLILTMVWRRLIRNPNTYASVVGLTWSLISFRFHIAMPIIVRNSISILSDAGLGMAMFSLGLFMAMQPKIVACGNSVAAITMAIRFLLGPAVMAATSAAVGLRGTLLCIAIVQAALPQGIVPFVFAKEYDLHAAILCTGVIFGMLIGLPIALVYYIILGLL; this is translated from the exons atgATATCGTGGCACGACCTGTACACGGTGCTGTGCGCGGTGGTGCCGCTGTACGTGGCCATGATCCTGGCGTACGGCTCCGTGCGGTGGTGGGGCGTCCTCACGCCGGACCAGTGCTCGGGCATCAACCGCTTCGTCGCCGTCTTCGCCGTGCCGCTCCTCTCCTTCCACTGCATCGCCGCCAGCAACCCCTACGTCATGAACCTCCGCTTCGTCGCCGCCGACACGCTGCAGAAGGTCAtcgtcctcgccgcgctcgccgtctGGTCGTGCCtccccgcgcgcggcggcggcggcggtggcggcgcgaccCGGGCGCCGCCGATCGACTGGTCAATCACgctcttctccctctccacgCTTCCCAACACGCTCATCATGGGGATCCCGCTCCTCGTCGCCATGTACGGCCGCTACTCCGGCGACCTCCTGGTGCAGGTCGTCGTGCTCCAGTGCATCGTCTGGTACACGCTCCTGCTCGTGCTCTTCGAGTTCCGCGCCGCGCGGGCGCTCATCGCGGGCCAGTGCCCGGACACCGCGGCGGCCATCGCCGACGTGCGCGTCGACCCGGACGTGGTGTCGCTCGCTG CGATGCGGCCCGGGGAGCGCGTCGCTAGCTTCAAGGCGGAGGCCGTGCAGGACGCGCTGGCGAAGTTGGAGTCCGGCTCGGCGGACCAGCGGCAGAACGTGAAGGATGACGGCGGggagaacggcggcggcgcgggcgcggggagAGCGGGTGGGCAGGCACCGGCGGGCGTGATGATGCGGCTCATCCTCACGATGGTGTGGCGCCGGCTGATCCGCAACCCCAACACGTACGCCAGCGTCGTCGGCCTCACCTGGTCTCTCATCTCGTTCCG ATTTCACATCGCGATGCCAATCATAGTGAGGAATTCCATCTCCATACTCTCGGATGCAGGGCTAGGGATGGCCATGTTCAGCTTAG GACTCTTCATGGCCATGCAACCGAAGATCGTTGCCTGCGGAAACTCCGTCGCCGCCATCACCATGGCCATCCGCTTCCTCTTGGGTCCCGCAGTCATGGCGGCCACGTCTGCCGCCGTCGGCCTTCGAGGCACGCTCCTCTGCATCGCCATTGTTCAG GCCGCTCTGCCACAAGGAATCGTGCCTTTTGTGTTCGCCAAGGAATACGATCTGCACGCCGCCATTCTTTGCACCGG GGTCATATTTGGCATGCTAATTGGTCTTCCCATCGCCTTGGTCTACTATATCATTCTCGGACTGCTATGA